The Primulina huaijiensis isolate GDHJ02 chromosome 10, ASM1229523v2, whole genome shotgun sequence region TATGGACTTTGTAGAATTTGAATTTTCCATATTCGGACTCATCAAcagtttgtttattttttagtcGTCCATTTTTAGAGAATGTTCGTAAAACTTTTTTCCAGActttttgttaataataataattaaaccaCGTAATATCTAAGTTTTTTAGACCAACTCTTTTCCTATTAATTTAGGAAAATTGTTGATACATTATTTATTGATGTATCATCCAATTTTTGTATGTTGAATAATTGTATTTTTGTAATACGTAAGTTTGtataattctttttaaaaaagtgAAGGAGGTTTTAAGATATTGATTTTCACTTcttttttatatcattttatcTTTAAGCATGCGATAATGAAATAAGATGAAAAGTGAATTAATCAAGGAAATTGAATGATAATAttagatttaatttttatgactGGCAATAAGGATTgaaataaagaatttttttttttatatttgattgtcaaacaaatatatatagattttgaATGAATGACTGATTAGCTAGTATATGCTTGTTGGTACATGTTTATTttgctattattatttttttatcacatatttttattgttttagaaATAAATACTAAATAATTCAATACTGATGTGTTCCCGATCATCTTCCCCACGGAGGGACCTGGTCATTTCCAACTATCTATGCTAAATTTGACCAACtgctcaataataataataataataataataatgtaagtAAAGTCTTTCAATgacaacataataaaaatttattagtcAAGAAAAGATGAATCTCCtttaattaaattctattacatattaaaCTTTCGATTGGCTGGTATTTGATGGATGATCCAAAATTCTTCATTTCATATTCTAAAGATatgaagaaacaaaaacaaataataattgaCATGGTAACCTTTTTGCGTGATTGTAAAAGAGACAATTAGGACTTGGCAAAATTATAATTGGCCAACATAGATAGGATTCTTTCGTGGCCCGGCCCGGTTAATAATGTGTttcgattatatatatatatatatatatatatatatgagtaaTGCTACATATACAACCAAATTCATACAACaattcttacaacacaaaaaattcaatacaaaaatttcatttatcaaaatctaacgataaattcaatacaaaatctctcgaaataataacaaaacctcacgatataataataaaatatcacgaTATTATTGTTGTACATATCGTTGTACGATATTTTGGTTGTACCTATCAGAGCCGTATCTGTGTTGAATGAGGCCTGaaacgaaaaataaaaaatgggcCCTCTTGTTGcagtaataaatataaattcaattttcaaataacaaatataataataaatacataaatatatcaaaaccaatatattacatcaataacaactcaataaatatttaaaataattacataaatacTATTCGTCTAGTTTTTTAGAGacgaaaatatttatcaaatctgtGTAATACAATTGTCAGACCATTTCTTTCCCAATCGATAAAATAGTTAGCCCTTTTAGTCTATCTTGCGACATTGTTGATCGAAGATAATTATCATAGAAACTACACTTTTAGTCTCTATAATTGTAGAAACTACAAAAGTCgcacataaaatttatataaaattcataattcaattATAACTCATTAAAAAAGTTAAATCATACGATATGTGCTttagttatatatttaattaacatgatCTCTAAGCACATTATAGTGCTCATATCATAAGtaaatttcattttcagtaaggatgttttaatataataatctacaaatataaatataaatgtgtatttataaagaagatttgaaatggaaataaaacataattaatgaAGAAAATTACTTACTTTCAGGCTTAAAAGAAGTAGGGAAGCGTAAACTTTATTTGTTGAATGAGAACAAAAATCAGTGTTGAGATTTGAGGTGGGTTAGAGAACAAATNCTCATAAAAGGTACGGCTCTGGTACCTATAGCATTATTCTATGTATATATATCATCAACAAACTAATATATGTTTAAACTTAATATtggataattaaataataataataatggtgACTGTCATTTGCATGTGGTTGCTGCTTTAAATTtgggaaggaaaaaagaaaagaaaagagagaaGCCTAAGAAAACACAtatttgctttatttttatcTCACTAAAACATTTGTATTTCTCTCTCTACATATACATACACCTtatgtgtgtatgtatgtgAAAGTAATCGTACTGCTGATACTctcttttcattttcatttctcCTCGGTAAAATATTCTGaatactataaaaaaaaatactaaatcaGCTCTGTTCTCTTTCTCGTTTGATATTTTTTCTTCGCTCGCGATCTTCCTGTTCAATGGGCACCGTTTAGAACTCACCCATCaggttaaattttattattattatttattatcttgatttgttgcaAAGGGGTAAAAAATTGATGCTTTGATCGATGGAAGtagataattaattttgggTTGGTTTCTTGCTTTTTCGGGTGTTTGTTTTATGGCAGAACACGTGTAGAAAATACaagagataaagaaaaaatatttagttgAGAAAATTCTCCCCAAGGGTTTTGATCATGGCGGTGGTGGAAGATGCTGGGGGGGTTAACCCGATGACGTCATCGAATCGGGATGTGGCGCAGCACGGAGGCGCTGGGGATCATCAGCAGCAGTCAACGAAAGCCGCCGCCGACTCCCAAAAGTCAACGAAACCCACCGATCAGAGTTACCATCTGATGCAGCAGAAAGTTTCCAACGGACATCATCAGCTGCAGCAGCACGCCATCAACGCCGATGGAGTGTCTCTGGAGAATAAAATGAATGGGGATGCTGATGGAGGGGAGGCGTTTAAGAGGGAAATGAGAGATTTAGAGGAAATGCTGTCCAAACTGAACCCGATGGCGGAAGAATTTGTGCCACCATCTCTGGCTGCCTTTAGCAGCGGCGGGCACCATAGGTTGCTGATGACGCCGACACATGTTGCTGCGGCGGCTGCAGGGCACTTTGGGTACAGCGCCAACGGTTTTTTATTGCAGCAACATGCTAACTCGGGAGCTTCGACCGGAAATTCTTTCAGAAGGGTTGGTATTTTATTTGGCAATTTTTCTCCACCCAAATGAGTTTCTATTGAAATGGTTTCccaccttttcttttcttcgtaTTTTTATGTTTCATTGTAATAATCAGGTTTTATAATTGCATGTTTCATTATTTGGTTGATGAAGATTAATTCTGAATTACATTAACTCAATGGTTTGAATGGACTATAGTAATCAGTAATCTCCTTTCACCATTCTAATCACGTTTTGTTATAGGGCTTaagtttgttttttattttgcttaCGGTATTGATATGTACAGAAGAGAAATGGCTATCCTCAAGGAAAACGGAGGATGAATAGCCGAACAAGCATGGCTCAAAGCGATGATGTGATCAGGAGGACTGTGTATGTATCTGACATTGATCATCAGGTACAGAGAATTTAGATTTTGAGGTCTGTGTTTTTCTAGTACCTCTTATAGTTTTTAATAACAGCATGTCTTGTTTGAAATACAGGTTACTGAAGAGCAGCTTGCAGCTCTTTTCATTAATTGTGGACAGGTAAGTGCCTGTTAGTAACTATTCCTTAAACTCTGTGGTTTTGAATCTGCTTTTACTACACAGTATATGTTTCAAGTGTTTTTACCAAGAGATTCTCGATGAAGGTGGTGGACTGCCGTGTTTGTGGCGACCCTAATTCTGTTCTACGTTTTGCGTTTGTTGAATTCACTGATGAAGGTAAGTTGGTCAGTTGTTTGGTGACGTATTACAGTTATTGACAGAGTTGTATCACATGACATTCTCTGGAGAAAACTTGCAGAAGGGGCTAGAAATGCTTTGAGTTTGGCGGGAACTATGCTTGGATATTATCCTGTGAGAGTGCTGCCTTCCAAAACTGCAATTGCACCGGTTAATCCGACATTATTACCTAGGGTAAGAATTTACTTCATTTATATGCTACCTGTAACACGTATTTGTTGGGAATTAAACACTAACTCATTTCTGTTATTGTGCCACTAGTCTGAGGATGAAAGGGAGATGTGTGCTAGAACTATTTACTGTACAAACATTGATAAAAAGGTAGTTCTGGAGTTTACTGTACATTTGACATGTTGATGATAAGTATTTATAGAACATTGGCCGATTTGCTTGTTTAATGCAGGTTACTCAAGCTGATGTCAAACTCTTCTTTGAGTCCATTTGTGGTGAGGTATGTCTTTGCTCATTCGATAACTCAGAATTAACTCATTTCTCGATAATTTTACCATCCTATGGATCACATTCTTTGGTTCAGGTTCATCGATTGAGGTTGCTAGGTGACTTTCATCACTCTACTCGTATAGCTTTTGTGGAGTTTATTATGGTAAGAAACACTTATTTAAAGATCTTACTGGTTAGTGTtaacatatgagatttgattAGTCTTGGGTGTAGATCTTTTCCTTGTGGAGAGATCGACAcgagaaaatgattttttgtgaTATATTGGAGTGATAATTTAGCCACATTCAATACAAGATTTTCCACATTAACAGATTTTTTGCCGATTCAAGGGGAAATGCATCCTGTTTTGTTCATTCACCTTCTGTCAGGACATAGATTCCATCAAATGTGTGCCGTTTTAATTTTATGGAAAGTCTATTTACTAACATAAATAGCCTTTTTAACATAACAATGAATATCATTTGCAATTATGTCAACCTATTTGGAGTTTGTGCACGAGGTCTTAAGAGTATAGATTTTGTGGTTTGTTAAGGGGTAAAGAGCTGAaggatttatttagttttttgtttttattgaaGAAAAACCTGAGAAGTATTTGATAATTTAGTTCCAACTCACTCCTTAGGCACTTCAGATGTTTGTCAATGAATCCTTGCTTTTAAGCTTCTGGTGGCAAGCAAGTTTACCTGATTTTGATGATCTTAAATTtcaactcgattatctttgaacttcattgttttaatttcataatgTCATTTTCCCATGTtagtatcatttttttttcattttgcgTATAAATTGGAGGAtgagtttaaaaaaattactttctttttggtaaTTCTGTGTTTGATGCCATTTATTGGCCCCTTTTCTTGATGTTTTGTAGTTTTGGTTTTGATTGTCCTCTTCACAGGAAACTACCAATTATTCTGGCATGTTCCTGGGTAGAGTCTTTTCAGCCGCTTTTgcttatttttttctttcaatattGGATCTTGATTTATGGTGGAATCCTTTATTTTCTTGTAAGACTGCTAGTATATCATTGTTACGTTGAAGACCGCATGACTGAAAAATTTTGCATCACTACACGCAGTCCCTTTCTTTTTTGGCCGTTTCATAGGAGGGGGATGGTGCGGGTGTGGGACAGATTTTCAGTCTTCTTCTTGTTGCAACTTGAGATGATATTCAACAAAAGCATTTATCGTTTGGCAGGCTGAAAGCGCAATCGCTGCTCTTAACTGCAGTGGTGCAGTCTTAGGATCGCTGCCCATAAGGTTTGATTCATCCCTTTGTCACCATTTCATCTGTTGTTCCCATAACCTCTTTTCCTTGTGGACAAATAGGCCTCACCTTAATACGCTTTCTGCAGGGTAAGCCCGTCGAAGACCCCAGTACGACCTCGTGCACCACGCCAGTCTATGCACTGAGTTTTTCTCATGAGCTAATTTTCTGATAAACACCTCTCTCTATATGTATAAACCCATTGCATAGATTCGGAAAGTTTTAAAAAGTATATTGTGGCATTTATGTTATTAGTTTTTCTTCTTATCGCGTCTAAGGTGGTGTCTTCACCCGCATCGGATATTTATGGTTGCCTGTTAAGCTTGTAGAGAACGACGACCATGTCCGAGACTTTAATTATCGTGTCGGTTTCGGTAGGCTGAGCCTCAATGTAACTCTACTGTTTCCTGCTTCTGACCTGAAGTGAAACTAAACTAATTTTTGCGAATTAATCATATCATCTTTTCTTTTATGATTTGTATTGTCGTATAGCAAGAAATTTTGTTGTTCAACAATTTAGTAGGAAAGATTTTCTTCATTCTTTTTCTGGTTTTGTGATGGCTATTGAATGATGAATACAAACGTATTTTTGCGTCCTATTTTGACTTCACAAGTCCGGCTATATATATAgtctaaaatataatatatgtggATAAGGAGGATAGCTCAAAATTCGAGTTTAgtaaaatgaatgaaaattcGGTAACCCCTTCAACCTAAATATTGTAATACATATTTTAACACTTCTAATTGTTATTAGCATCTCATTGTTTACAGATCCTAAAAACCTTTTTTCCTATCTTAATGGTTTTATTAAAACgcacaaaaatgaaaaaaaaaaaaaaaaaaaaaatNGGCCATCTCAACGGTTATGCATGTCATGTACCACAAAACATTTCTTTTTGTTTGTAGCATAACTATGAACAGTAAATTATAGAAATTGAAAGTTTGTATGACATTATAATGATTGTATTATTCAAAAAATGTAGAAGTGCCAAGGTTCACCAAAAATCTCAATTTATTACGCACAAGTCGATTAATTTGCGTTCCAAAATTTAGAAAGCATTGGTCATGTCCATCGCACTTAGGGATGGAAAACAAGTGTAGTCTGTTCATAAGTTTTTTGAgctaatttcaaattattaatttttttttagctgAGCTTGAgtccaaaatattttgtttaataatttgAAGTTGGTCCTGAATTTTAATGTTttagtaataatataataaaaatataagatatatTTTGATCCTTTGTTTTCGATTGGCTTAATTCTAGCAAAACATATTAGAATTTTCGAATTTCTAATAGATATCGAGCTCAGATAAATCTTATTTAAGTCAAAATCACATTCGATTGGTTTACCACTCTTAACCTCGATCCATCGGTAACAAGGGGGAAAGTTAAAATAGTACTGATACGAAAATATCAGACACAAGCatacatgtttatatatatatattatttgaatattgaatatttgaatgttgaaaattaggtaaaattaggtgttgaatattgaaatttgtgtgtgatgatgaaggtaatgatgtaatttattttttgattatttgtaaaaattttctataaatagatctctcatttgtgaagaaaatcacaattgagttgtgagaaaaatattataaagtgtgtagtgtgataattttgagagtttgagatttttactttttaccgtaaattttactttttcacaacacgttatcagcacgaagctctaaaagtcctccatatttttccaagctccaaaacagaagaaaaaggtaacaaaagtaataatatttattttattgtttatttatttattgtttatatatttactatataatataatattattataaataataaaaataaatttttcaaaaaacttgttataaatcctgggaggatgttaagacgacatcccacactcccggtaagggatacgacaagtataaaagcctataaggtttttaaacaaaatatcttatgacacctcattataatattgtgatatgatatacataattatttaaaacattactaatattatatacaccatattattaccataaaattatacaaatacatacatttattttcttgtacaccaacggtcataaacggtaacaaaacggctagtttttgccctataaatatgatctcacaaacacattcaatcactccaactttctcttcttctctaaaattattcttcatcaaatttttgaagaaaaaagaagatggctttcacaaagttatttttaattattttggttataatactcacgaatcttgtacttatcggagaatatcctcctcatgtgttttctttatttttacgaatgcttgtatttgttgtttatccattactttgtattgcaatattcattaactaataaaatgcatcataattttttttagtaccaccatgtcaaacttgacaaagctcgaatttgttgcactcgacattacggggaaaaattatatgccatggattctcgatgtagaaatgcatcttgagtcattgggtctaagcgagaccattaaagaaaatggtatatcttcatcacaagaaaaagcaaaagctataatatttttgcgtcgacatctcgatgaaggtttaaaatgtgaatatctcatcgaaaaagatcccatggctctgtggaaaggattgaaagaaagatttgaacatataatggaagttatacttccgaccgcccgtgatgaatggaatatgttaagattccaagattttaagaaagtcagtgattataattcagcgatgtatcgaataatctcgcagctaaaattttgtggacatgaggtcacagaaacggaaatgcttgaaaaaacatttaccACGTTTCacacatcaaatataactttacaacaacaatatagagtgcgtggatttgcgagatattctgagctcatcgcctgtcttcttgtggcggaaaaaaacaacgagctactaatgagaaatcatcagtcccgacccactggatcatcagcatttccagaagtaaatgctgcaagtaaaaatgaatttaaacctggaaaccaaaatcaaattcaaagacaaggttttggtcgaggtcgaggtcgtggacgtggaagtgaaattggtcgtggtcgtggtcgaggccgtggttttgaaaacaatagagatagttatttttataactcatctcaaaagggcgtcacgaaccaaccacagaaaaggcatcatgagaacatgagtgttaatgaaaatcactcgaaaagatttgaaagtttttgtttcagatgcggcactccaggacattggtctcgtatttgtcgagcccctgagcacctttgcaagctctataaagaatcgataaaggggaaagaaaaagagaccaacttcactgagcgaagtgaccgtttgagttattcaactcattttgatgctgctgattttatgaatgatttctctggaaatgatcaatatgttggtgggatagaaatgaacaatattgatgctgcagattttctcaatgatttctctgaaaatgaacaatatagtggtagaatataaatgtacaataatttatttttcatgtatttatatgataatgttttattgtacaattatgatatgtgttatatttacatatgtattgtcattaattttttttcattgcatattttttgaagttcaaatatggaaaatgctatgagcaaagctgaagtttgcatacccgatagtggtacaacgcacactatcctccgagataaaagatatttcttggaactaaaaccaacaaaaacaacggtgaatacaatatcaggtcctgtagacttgattaaaggatgtggtaaagcacaatttttgttacctaatggtacaaaatttttgatcaatgatgctttatattcaccacaatcgaaaagaaatttgttgagttttaatgatatatattcccatgggtatgatactcaaacaatgaatgaagggaatgagaaatatatgtgtcttaccacatataaatcaggaaagaaatatgtgattgaaaaactaccaatgctccctactggattgcattatacacatatacgtcccattgaatcaaacatggtaattgataattcttcaatattaaccaattggcatgatcgattaggacatcctggttcaacaatgatgcgaagaattatagaaaatacacatggtcatccattgaaagaccagaagatctttcagaataataagtttcaatgtaaagcatgttctcttggaaaacttattataagaccatcaccagccaaaatccaaactgaatcaccaatgtttcttgaacgtattcagggtgatatttgtggaccaatccatccaccatgtggaccattcagatactttatggtattgattgatgcctccagcagatggtcacatgtatgtttattgtcaactcgaaatgttgcatttgcaagattacttgctcaaataataaaattgaggaatcaatttcccgattatacaatcaagaaaattagacttgataatgctggtgaatttacttcccagactttcaatgattattgtatgtctatgggaatcattgttgagcatcctgttgctcatgtacatactcaaaatggattggctgaatcattgattaaacgtctgcaaatgattgctagaccaatgattatgaaaacaaagctccctatttctatatggggacatgcaattttacatgctgcttcattaattcgcatcagaccaagtgcatatcataaatactccccattgcagcttgcatttggtaaagaaccagacatttctcatctgagaatttttggatgtatggtgtatgtgcctattgcaccacctcaacgaaagaaaatgggacctcaaagaaagattggaatttatattggttatgatagtccatcgatcattcgatatcttgaaccacagacaggcgacgtgttcacagcacgttttgctgattgtcattttaatgaggaaatcttcccaatgttagggggagaacagaaacataccgaaaaagaaattacatggtatgtatcatcattgttacatctggatccaagaacaaaacaatgtgaaaaagatgtacagcaaattgtgcacttgcaaagaatagcaaatcaaataccagatgcatttgcagacacaaaaggggtaactaaatcatatatacatgctgcaaatgcccctgctcgaattgaaattccgaagaaacaaattgaagatagtcatgatgtcattaaacgcctgaagcgtggaaggccagttggttccaaggataaaaatcctcgaaaaagaaaattcatagagaaacacaatgatcacaaaatagagaatgatgttcctgaagaaacacataatgatcacaaaatagagaatgatgttcctgaagaaacacatgatgatgaaaatgttttgtcagaaccacaaactgacgagaatcatgaaatctctatcaattatattaatactggaaaaatatggaaccgaaaagatatagaagaaattgatgatatattttcttataatgtggcaatcgacatcataaatgataatgaagatcatgaaccaaaatcttttggtgaatgtaaaaatcggcaggattggataaaatggaaagatgccatccaggttgaattggattcgctaaataaacgtaatgtttttggacctatagtccttacacctgaaggtgtaaaacctgttggatacaaatgggtttttattcgaaagcgaaatgagaaaaatgaaatagtaagatataaagctcgacttgttgcacaaggtttttctcaaaggcctggaattgattatgaagaaacgtattctcctgtgatggatgcaattacgtttcggtatttgattagcttggcagtatctgaaaatttagaaatgcgtcttatggatgttgtt contains the following coding sequences:
- the LOC140986320 gene encoding polyadenylate-binding protein-interacting protein 12-like isoform X1; translation: MAVVEDAGGVNPMTSSNRDVAQHGGAGDHQQQSTKAAADSQKSTKPTDQSYHLMQQKVSNGHHQLQQHAINADGVSLENKMNGDADGGEAFKREMRDLEEMLSKLNPMAEEFVPPSLAAFSSGGHHRLLMTPTHVAAAAAGHFGYSANGFLLQQHANSGASTGNSFRRKRNGYPQGKRRMNSRTSMAQSDDVIRRTVYVSDIDHQVTEEQLAALFINCGQVVDCRVCGDPNSVLRFAFVEFTDEEGARNALSLAGTMLGYYPVRVLPSKTAIAPVNPTLLPRSEDEREMCARTIYCTNIDKKVTQADVKLFFESICGEVHRLRLLGDFHHSTRIAFVEFIMALQMFVNESLLLSFWWQAESAIAALNCSGAVLGSLPIRVSPSKTPVRPRAPRQSMH
- the LOC140986320 gene encoding polyadenylate-binding protein-interacting protein 12-like isoform X3, whose amino-acid sequence is MAVVEDAGGVNPMTSSNRDVAQHGGAGDHQQQSTKAAADSQKSTKPTDQSYHLMQQKVSNGHHQLQQHAINADGVSLENKMNGDADGGEAFKREMRDLEEMLSKLNPMAEEFVPPSLAAFSSGGHHRLLMTPTHVAAAAAGHFGYSANGFLLQQHANSGASTGNSFRRKRNGYPQGKRRMNSRTSMAQSDDVIRRTVYVSDIDHQVTEEQLAALFINCGQVVDCRVCGDPNSVLRFAFVEFTDEEGARNALSLAGTMLGYYPVRVLPSKTAIAPVNPTLLPRSEDEREMCARTIYCTNIDKKVTQADVKLFFESICGEVHRLRLLGDFHHSTRIAFVEFIMSLSFLAVS
- the LOC140986320 gene encoding polyadenylate-binding protein-interacting protein 12-like isoform X2, whose translation is MAVVEDAGGVNPMTSSNRDVAQHGGAGDHQQQSTKAAADSQKSTKPTDQSYHLMQQKVSNGHHQLQQHAINADGVSLENKMNGDADGGEAFKREMRDLEEMLSKLNPMAEEFVPPSLAAFSSGGHHRLLMTPTHVAAAAAGHFGYSANGFLLQQHANSGASTGNSFRRKRNGYPQGKRRMNSRTSMAQSDDVIRRTVYVSDIDHQVTEEQLAALFINCGQVVDCRVCGDPNSVLRFAFVEFTDEEGARNALSLAGTMLGYYPVRVLPSKTAIAPVNPTLLPRSEDEREMCARTIYCTNIDKKVTQADVKLFFESICGEVHRLRLLGDFHHSTRIAFVEFIMAESAIAALNCSGAVLGSLPIRVSPSKTPVRPRAPRQSMH